In Leptodesmis sichuanensis A121, the following are encoded in one genomic region:
- a CDS encoding phosphoketolase family protein, translated as MVATPPKPTIDQSISAFGTARSTIEGTPLSADELRKMHAFWRAANYLAVGMIYLRSNPLLKEPIKPEQIKQRLLGHWGSSPGISFLYTHLNRIIKKFDQEMLYMVGPGHGAPGFLGPCYLEGSYSHFYPECSEDAEGMKQFFKQFSFPGGIGSHCTPETPGSIHEGGELGYCLSHAFGAAFDNPHLIVVALAGDGEAETGPLATSWHSNKFINPVRDGAVLPVLHLNGYKINNPTILSRISHRELKALFEGYGYEPYFVEGSDPESMHQAMAATLDHCVAKIHGIQQDARSNGTTTRPIWPMIVMRTPKGWTGPAEVDGHKVEGFWRAHQVPMGGMHSNPEHVRQLEEWMRSYKPEELFDEHGTLFPEIKEMAPTGDKRLGSTPYANGGVLRRDLRLPDFRQYGVQVEKPGLIEVENTRPLGVFLRDVMKLNMTNFRVFGPDENTSNKLQAVYEVSKKFWIAEYLPEDADGGELAIDGRVMEMLSEHTLEGWLEGYLLTGRHGFFSTYEAFVHVIDSMFNQHAKWLDICNHIHWREEISSLNLLITSTVWRQDHNGFTHQDPGFLDVVLNKSPDVVRIYMPPDVNTLLSVADHCLRSKDYINVIVSDKQLHLQYHDMDAAIKNCTKGIDIWEWASTDQGVEPDVVLVSAGDIPTQESLAASCYLRQHFPELKIRFVNVIDLFKLMPDTEHPHGMSDRDFDSLFTIDKPVIFNFHGYPWLIHRLTYRRTNHHNIHVRGYKEKGNINTPLDLAIQNQIDRFTIAIDVIDRIPSLKVAGAHVKEMLKDEQIACTHYAYEHGVDRPDIVDWKWPY; from the coding sequence ATGGTAGCAACACCTCCCAAACCAACCATAGACCAATCCATCAGTGCCTTTGGAACGGCCCGCTCTACGATCGAAGGCACACCTCTGAGCGCAGACGAACTCCGCAAAATGCATGCCTTCTGGCGGGCTGCAAACTATCTGGCCGTCGGCATGATTTACCTGCGGAGTAATCCCCTGTTGAAGGAACCCATCAAGCCCGAACAAATCAAACAGCGGCTGTTGGGACATTGGGGATCGAGTCCGGGGATCAGCTTTCTCTACACGCATCTGAACCGGATCATCAAAAAGTTTGATCAAGAGATGCTGTATATGGTTGGGCCTGGGCATGGCGCGCCCGGTTTTCTCGGCCCCTGTTACCTGGAAGGCAGCTACTCCCACTTCTACCCGGAGTGCAGCGAAGACGCAGAAGGGATGAAGCAGTTTTTCAAACAGTTCTCGTTTCCGGGTGGGATTGGCAGCCACTGCACCCCCGAAACTCCTGGCTCCATCCATGAAGGTGGCGAATTAGGTTACTGCCTGTCTCACGCCTTTGGTGCCGCGTTTGACAATCCCCATTTGATCGTGGTGGCGCTAGCTGGCGACGGAGAAGCGGAAACTGGCCCGCTGGCGACTTCCTGGCACTCGAATAAGTTCATCAACCCAGTTCGGGACGGGGCAGTCCTGCCTGTATTACATCTGAACGGTTACAAGATCAATAACCCCACGATTCTGTCTCGCATCAGCCACCGGGAACTGAAAGCCCTGTTTGAGGGGTATGGCTACGAACCCTACTTTGTCGAAGGGTCTGATCCCGAATCCATGCACCAGGCCATGGCCGCGACCCTGGATCACTGTGTGGCTAAGATTCACGGCATTCAGCAGGACGCTCGCTCCAATGGCACAACGACCCGTCCCATCTGGCCGATGATTGTGATGCGGACTCCCAAAGGCTGGACTGGGCCAGCGGAAGTGGATGGTCATAAGGTCGAAGGTTTCTGGCGAGCGCATCAGGTGCCGATGGGCGGGATGCACAGCAATCCGGAGCATGTGCGCCAGCTTGAGGAATGGATGCGGAGCTACAAACCAGAAGAGTTGTTTGACGAACACGGCACCCTGTTCCCTGAGATTAAGGAAATGGCTCCCACCGGAGACAAACGCTTGGGGTCTACGCCCTATGCCAATGGGGGCGTGCTGCGACGGGATCTAAGGCTGCCTGATTTCCGGCAGTACGGAGTCCAGGTGGAGAAGCCTGGACTCATCGAAGTTGAGAATACCAGACCCCTGGGCGTGTTTTTGCGGGATGTGATGAAGCTGAACATGACCAATTTCCGCGTGTTTGGGCCGGATGAAAATACCTCCAACAAGCTGCAAGCTGTCTATGAAGTCAGTAAGAAGTTCTGGATTGCAGAGTATCTGCCGGAAGATGCGGATGGCGGGGAGTTGGCTATCGATGGGCGGGTGATGGAGATGCTGAGTGAGCATACGCTGGAGGGCTGGCTGGAAGGCTACCTTCTGACCGGACGGCATGGCTTCTTCTCCACCTACGAGGCGTTTGTGCATGTGATTGATTCTATGTTCAATCAACATGCTAAATGGTTGGATATTTGCAATCACATTCACTGGCGGGAAGAGATCTCGTCGCTCAACCTGCTGATCACTTCCACAGTCTGGCGACAAGACCACAATGGCTTTACCCACCAGGATCCGGGTTTTCTGGATGTGGTCTTGAATAAGAGTCCGGATGTGGTGCGGATTTATATGCCGCCGGATGTGAATACTTTGCTCTCGGTGGCTGACCACTGTCTGCGGAGCAAGGATTACATCAATGTGATTGTGTCGGATAAGCAATTGCACTTGCAGTATCACGACATGGATGCGGCGATTAAGAACTGCACAAAGGGGATTGACATCTGGGAGTGGGCCAGCACCGACCAGGGAGTCGAGCCGGATGTAGTACTGGTTAGTGCTGGTGATATTCCCACTCAGGAATCGTTGGCGGCATCTTGCTACTTACGGCAGCATTTCCCAGAGTTGAAGATTCGCTTTGTCAATGTGATTGACCTGTTTAAGTTGATGCCGGATACAGAGCACCCTCACGGCATGAGCGATCGCGATTTCGATTCCCTGTTCACCATTGACAAACCCGTTATCTTCAACTTCCACGGCTATCCCTGGCTCATCCATCGGCTCACCTACCGCCGCACCAATCACCATAACATCCATGTGCGCGGCTATAAGGAGAAGGGCAACATCAATACCCCCCTAGACCTGGCCATCCAGAATCAGATTGATCGCTTCACGATCGCGATCGATGTGATTGACCGAATTCCCAGCCTGAAAGTCGCGGGTGCCCATGTCAAGGAAATGCTCAAGGATGAGCAGATTGCCTGCACTCATTACGCTTACGAACACGGAGTTGACCGCCCTGACATTGTTGACTGGAAGTGGCCTTACTAG
- the ppk1 gene encoding polyphosphate kinase 1 has translation MSHKTKEKEPVKIVNLGDPQYYLNRELSWLEFNRRVLQEASDPRTPLLERVKFAAIFSSNLDEFFMVRVATLQRQIAAGVESLTPDGRTPQQQLDEISQRLHPMVDQLQEFFETELCPQLATEGVHVLKASELSQPQHRYLQQYFEKQIFPILTPLAVDPAHPFPVMSNLSLNLAIVLQDPETEETRFARVKVPDSLPRFVPLPADLHPKSDRPVVWAGVSLEQIIADNLNALFPGMTIQEHHLFRVTRDADLTVQEEEADDLAVAIAQELGKRRFGGSVVRFQFAPTMSEFVKQTLVRGMNVDANDFYVTRGWLGLRDLMSFMALPLPHLKDQPWEPVIPKRLRHLHEQVAIGEDPGEGIFEVIRQGDLLVHHPYESFAASVELFITEAAQDPAVQAIKMTLYRTSSDSPIIKALIAAAQNGKQVVALVELKARFDEASNLNWAHALEDAGVHVVYGVMGLKTHTKIALVIRQEGDEIRRYVHIGTGNYNAKTAKIYTDLGLLSCREELGADLTDLFNYLTGFSKQKSFRKLLVAPVTLRDRMVSLIRREIEHCQDGKPGRIIAKMNALIDPGIIKTLYEASQAGVQIDLIIRGMCCLRPGIPGVSENIRVISIVGRYLEHSRIFHFHNNGQEEVFIGSADWMQRNLDRRVEAVTPVEDPVCARQLKEILTILLADNRQAWDLQPDGSYIQRQPSENDPEKSAQVILMERSSQSR, from the coding sequence ATGTCCCATAAAACCAAAGAAAAAGAACCTGTAAAGATTGTTAATCTCGGTGATCCACAGTATTACCTCAACCGGGAACTGAGTTGGCTGGAGTTCAATCGACGGGTCTTGCAGGAAGCGAGCGATCCCCGCACCCCCTTATTAGAACGGGTCAAGTTTGCAGCTATCTTCAGTTCGAACCTGGATGAATTTTTCATGGTACGAGTGGCCACTTTACAACGTCAGATAGCCGCAGGGGTGGAAAGCCTAACCCCCGATGGACGCACTCCGCAGCAGCAGCTTGACGAGATTAGCCAGCGATTGCATCCGATGGTAGATCAGTTGCAGGAGTTTTTTGAAACCGAATTGTGTCCCCAACTGGCTACAGAGGGTGTGCATGTGTTGAAAGCTAGTGAACTCAGCCAGCCTCAGCACCGCTATTTGCAGCAATATTTTGAAAAGCAGATCTTCCCAATCCTGACTCCATTAGCGGTGGATCCGGCTCATCCGTTTCCCGTCATGTCCAACTTGAGCTTGAATCTGGCGATCGTGCTGCAAGACCCGGAAACTGAAGAGACCCGCTTTGCCAGAGTGAAAGTGCCTGATAGCCTACCTCGCTTTGTACCGTTGCCTGCTGACTTGCATCCCAAGAGCGATCGTCCAGTGGTGTGGGCAGGCGTTTCCCTGGAACAGATTATTGCTGATAACCTGAATGCCCTATTTCCAGGGATGACCATTCAAGAACACCATTTATTCCGGGTGACACGGGATGCCGATCTAACTGTACAGGAAGAAGAGGCGGATGATTTAGCCGTGGCGATCGCCCAGGAACTAGGCAAGCGGCGATTTGGCGGATCCGTCGTGCGGTTTCAGTTTGCCCCCACTATGTCAGAGTTTGTTAAACAAACCCTGGTCAGGGGCATGAATGTGGATGCAAATGATTTCTATGTCACACGCGGGTGGCTGGGACTGCGAGACTTAATGTCCTTCATGGCATTGCCGCTACCTCACTTAAAAGATCAACCCTGGGAGCCTGTGATTCCGAAGCGATTGCGTCACTTGCATGAACAGGTTGCGATCGGAGAGGATCCGGGTGAAGGGATTTTTGAGGTGATTCGTCAGGGTGATTTATTAGTGCATCATCCCTACGAATCCTTTGCGGCATCGGTTGAACTTTTCATTACAGAAGCGGCTCAGGATCCGGCGGTACAGGCAATCAAAATGACGCTTTATCGGACTTCCAGTGACTCCCCAATCATCAAAGCGTTGATTGCCGCCGCTCAGAATGGCAAACAAGTGGTGGCACTGGTTGAACTCAAGGCCCGATTTGACGAAGCGAGCAATCTCAATTGGGCACATGCTCTGGAAGATGCCGGAGTGCATGTGGTGTATGGCGTAATGGGATTGAAAACGCACACGAAAATTGCGCTAGTGATCCGGCAGGAAGGCGATGAGATTCGCCGTTATGTCCACATTGGAACGGGCAATTACAACGCGAAAACTGCCAAGATTTACACAGATTTAGGATTGCTCAGTTGTCGGGAAGAACTAGGAGCAGATCTGACAGACTTATTCAATTACCTGACGGGCTTCTCCAAACAAAAATCCTTCCGCAAGTTGCTGGTGGCTCCCGTCACTTTGCGTGATCGCATGGTGTCCCTGATTCGCCGTGAGATTGAACATTGCCAAGATGGCAAACCAGGCCGCATCATCGCTAAGATGAATGCTTTGATCGATCCTGGTATTATCAAAACCTTGTATGAAGCGTCTCAAGCCGGGGTGCAAATTGATTTGATTATTCGCGGTATGTGTTGCTTAAGACCTGGCATTCCGGGAGTGAGCGAAAATATTCGAGTAATCAGCATTGTTGGGCGTTATCTGGAACACTCCCGCATCTTCCATTTCCATAACAATGGGCAGGAAGAAGTCTTTATTGGTAGTGCAGATTGGATGCAGCGCAACCTCGATCGCCGGGTCGAAGCTGTCACTCCGGTTGAAGATCCGGTCTGTGCCCGACAGTTGAAAGAAATCCTTACTATTCTGCTGGCAGATAATCGGCAGGCTTGGGATCTGCAGCCCGATGGGTCTTACATCCAGCGGCAACCGTCTGAGAATGACCCAGAAAAAAGCGCTCAAGTTATTCTCATGGAGCGGAGTTCACAATCTCGGTAG
- a CDS encoding phytase yields MPSSVRFAQFNASLNRNAEGQIINDFSNPAIPDNRGTTISQELRVQQARNVAEIIQRTNPDVLLINEFDFFSPNPTEAVRLFQENFLSVSQNGAAPVEYPYFYIAPSNTGIPTGFDLNNNGVAVSDIVDGIGAPGYGDDAFGFGNFPGQFGMVLLSKYPINTDNVRTFQTFLWKDMPGNLLTNDPTLDNPATPINENLGSFYSPEEQAILRLSSKSHWDVPIIVDGQTIHALVSHPTPPVFDGSEDRNGKRNHDEIRFWSDYVTPGAGDYIYDDNGQYGGLAAGSSFVIMGDQNADPRDGDSYENAILQLLQNPHINTNFIPTSPGAVQQSALQGGANTTHRSNPAFDTADFADTTPGNLRSDYVLPSTDLNILNSQVFWPLNTDPQFPLVGTFNPALPNGFPSSDHRAVLIDLQLGPTSTGNTIPEVGLLGQQILPTSTTAVLNGLNTQIGGLSGLAYDRVNNRYYLISDDRGDRTAANSPAAPPPTDNTPPRFYTAQITIGASGTPNVTFTDVTLLRDPAGNTFAPLKLDPEDIVLTPTNTVFISSEGEVNIAAGRVTNPFVNEFDLTTGQQIRALPVPTKFLPAVQDTNGDGLINTGDTQTAGIRNNLAFESLTITPDQRFLFTATENALLQDGPAASPTVGSPARILQYNLMTGQPEKEYLYEIDPVAEPANPATAFSTNGLVDLLAIDNRGTFLALERSFSSGAPGTGNTIKIYEISLQGATDISAYDSLNSLSANQRSAIVPVQKRLLLNLNDLKLPTGTDNIEGIEFGPTLPDGRRSIVLVSDNNFSATQFTQILTLGADVVSTVAPTVETPANFNDPTLPFSQRADSDDPAIYVNAENASKSLVITTAKNAGLRIYDLSGNLLQRINPDNVRYNNVDLIYGFQLGYETVDLAIASDRNNDKLVIFKINPKPNASGQYLEDITDSNIGTIFQAAPFEPPYSASTRSAYGLAAYTSPVTGDSYIFVNRRQTGDVAQLKLVALARGQVSATLVRNFTIPLPPNSPPGTSAQTEGSVVDRETGYFYIAQEDVGIWKFLAEPDGGSTGTLIDRTRDFGGSNLAADAEGLTIYYGPNGTGYLLASSQGDSTFAVYTRDGNNDYLGQFAVGSNGSIDSVQESDGADVINVPLGPNFPYGLFVTQDGRNLPERIVQGENVNTNFKFVPWQNIANAFPDPLLIDTSSYNPRAPIANSLLNGIASGDTTSTSTVLWARSNFTGNVLFEISTSSSFAHLVNSQSVAVTNALQPVKLQITGLNPGSAYFYRVTDAAGATAIGRFNTLAEVGTHAGLRFGATGDWRGELAPYPGIANVADLHLDFFIALGDTIYADYPSGAVRNPDGSLKSQAQTLDEYRAKHAEVYGSRFGRNFWADLRASTSMIATIDDHEVINDFQGGAPAASDPRFGDTTPDRLINDTVLYENGLRAFQEYNPIRDEFYGNVGDPRMDGERKLYRYTTYGSDAASFVLDARSFRDPGLPGVSNLADPVQVGTFLTQSFDPTRTLLGRQQVEDLKADLLASEAAGITWKFVIVPEPIQNLGVLGASDRFEGYAAERTEILQFINESGIDNVVFISADIHGTVVNNLTYQLGPGQAQIATNAFEITTGSLAFDAPFGPTVADLAAAAGLLNPTQRAFYDSLPGTNDADSLPNDKDDFIKQIVNDGLASLGYDPIGLNNNLAIANGLINARLLQGDYVALHTYGWTQFDIDADTQKLTVTTYGIPYYTEADLLANPSAITNLTPKVVSQFEVMPTLTANQSGAAGMGFGRSLLPTLNQDPFNADILAAIGGSTPLP; encoded by the coding sequence ATGCCATCTTCCGTTCGTTTCGCTCAGTTCAACGCTTCTCTTAACCGAAATGCAGAAGGGCAAATCATTAATGACTTTTCCAATCCAGCCATTCCAGATAACCGGGGGACAACGATTAGCCAGGAACTGCGAGTTCAACAGGCCAGAAACGTGGCTGAAATCATTCAGCGAACCAACCCGGATGTGTTACTGATTAATGAATTTGATTTCTTCTCCCCTAATCCAACTGAAGCGGTACGGTTGTTTCAAGAAAATTTTCTGTCGGTCAGTCAGAATGGTGCAGCCCCTGTTGAGTATCCCTACTTCTATATCGCTCCTTCTAATACCGGGATTCCGACTGGTTTTGATCTAAACAACAATGGGGTTGCAGTCAGCGATATTGTTGATGGTATTGGTGCTCCTGGCTACGGCGATGATGCGTTTGGCTTCGGCAACTTTCCCGGACAGTTTGGCATGGTGCTGTTGTCCAAATATCCGATCAACACCGACAATGTGAGAACATTCCAGACTTTTCTCTGGAAGGATATGCCAGGAAACCTGCTGACTAACGACCCAACGCTGGATAATCCTGCGACCCCGATCAATGAAAATCTGGGCAGTTTTTACTCTCCAGAAGAGCAGGCGATCCTACGCTTATCCTCTAAGAGTCATTGGGATGTCCCTATTATTGTGGATGGTCAAACCATCCATGCTTTAGTTAGTCATCCGACTCCACCCGTATTCGATGGTTCTGAAGATCGCAACGGCAAACGCAATCATGACGAAATTCGTTTCTGGTCAGATTATGTAACTCCTGGTGCAGGAGACTACATTTATGATGACAACGGTCAATATGGGGGACTGGCTGCGGGTTCCAGCTTCGTCATTATGGGCGACCAGAACGCTGACCCGCGGGATGGCGATAGCTACGAGAATGCCATTCTGCAATTACTCCAGAATCCCCATATCAATACCAACTTCATTCCCACGAGTCCGGGTGCCGTGCAACAGTCAGCGTTGCAGGGAGGAGCCAATACCACTCATCGCAGCAATCCGGCCTTTGATACGGCTGACTTCGCGGATACCACTCCTGGCAACTTGCGATCGGATTATGTTCTGCCTTCGACTGACTTGAATATCCTCAATTCCCAGGTTTTCTGGCCCCTCAACACCGATCCTCAGTTCCCGCTAGTGGGTACTTTTAATCCTGCTCTACCCAATGGATTTCCCAGTTCTGACCACCGGGCTGTATTGATCGATCTGCAATTGGGGCCAACATCCACCGGAAATACGATTCCTGAAGTCGGTTTGTTGGGGCAGCAGATTCTCCCAACCAGTACCACTGCTGTCCTGAATGGCCTGAATACCCAAATCGGCGGACTTTCCGGCCTCGCCTACGATCGCGTGAACAATCGTTACTACTTGATTTCCGACGATCGCGGCGATCGCACAGCAGCCAATTCTCCTGCCGCTCCTCCACCGACCGACAACACCCCGCCCCGCTTTTATACCGCCCAAATCACCATCGGTGCCAGTGGTACGCCCAATGTCACCTTTACTGATGTCACGCTATTGCGCGATCCGGCAGGTAATACCTTTGCACCATTGAAACTTGATCCTGAAGATATTGTTCTGACTCCCACTAACACCGTCTTCATTAGCTCGGAAGGTGAAGTGAATATTGCCGCCGGACGAGTGACCAACCCTTTCGTGAATGAGTTTGATTTGACAACTGGCCAACAGATCCGGGCATTGCCTGTGCCGACCAAGTTTCTGCCCGCGGTGCAGGACACCAACGGAGATGGCCTAATCAATACAGGTGACACTCAGACGGCTGGGATCCGCAATAACCTGGCCTTCGAGAGCCTGACCATTACCCCCGATCAGCGGTTCCTATTTACCGCCACCGAAAACGCTTTACTCCAGGATGGTCCAGCCGCCAGCCCGACGGTTGGCAGTCCTGCCCGCATCTTGCAATACAACCTGATGACCGGACAACCGGAGAAAGAATATCTGTACGAAATTGACCCAGTGGCAGAACCAGCCAACCCAGCAACGGCTTTCAGCACCAATGGACTGGTGGATTTGTTGGCGATCGACAATCGCGGGACTTTCCTGGCCCTGGAGCGATCCTTTTCGAGCGGAGCACCGGGGACGGGCAACACGATCAAGATTTACGAAATCAGTCTACAAGGGGCAACGGATATCAGTGCCTACGATTCTCTGAACAGCCTCAGTGCCAATCAACGATCTGCGATCGTTCCCGTCCAAAAGCGCCTGCTGTTAAACCTGAATGACCTGAAACTACCAACTGGCACAGATAACATTGAAGGCATTGAGTTTGGTCCTACCTTACCGGATGGGCGGCGCTCGATCGTCCTGGTGAGTGACAACAACTTCAGCGCTACCCAGTTCACGCAGATTCTTACTCTGGGAGCTGATGTTGTCTCTACTGTTGCACCCACCGTTGAAACTCCGGCTAACTTTAACGACCCCACCTTACCCTTCAGCCAGCGGGCTGATTCCGACGATCCAGCCATCTATGTCAATGCTGAAAATGCCTCGAAGAGCCTGGTGATCACAACGGCAAAAAACGCCGGACTGCGGATTTATGACCTGTCAGGTAATCTATTACAGCGCATCAATCCTGACAATGTTCGCTATAACAACGTTGATCTCATCTATGGTTTCCAGTTAGGTTATGAAACCGTTGATTTGGCGATTGCCAGCGATCGCAACAACGACAAACTGGTTATCTTCAAGATCAATCCTAAACCCAATGCCTCTGGTCAGTACCTGGAAGATATCACTGACTCAAACATTGGTACGATCTTCCAGGCAGCCCCCTTCGAGCCACCTTACTCTGCCTCAACCCGTAGTGCCTATGGTCTGGCCGCTTACACCAGTCCCGTCACTGGTGACAGCTACATTTTTGTAAACCGCCGTCAAACAGGTGATGTTGCCCAACTGAAGCTGGTCGCTCTGGCTCGTGGTCAGGTTAGCGCCACCCTGGTGCGGAACTTCACGATTCCCTTACCGCCCAACTCGCCTCCTGGCACCAGTGCCCAAACAGAAGGTTCTGTGGTCGATCGCGAAACCGGATATTTCTACATTGCCCAAGAGGATGTTGGCATTTGGAAGTTTCTGGCAGAACCCGATGGTGGTTCAACCGGGACACTGATTGACCGTACTCGTGATTTCGGTGGCAGCAATCTGGCTGCCGATGCCGAAGGATTAACGATTTACTATGGTCCGAACGGCACAGGTTATCTACTAGCTTCCAGTCAGGGGGATAGCACCTTTGCAGTCTATACCCGTGATGGTAATAACGACTATTTGGGGCAATTTGCAGTTGGCTCAAATGGCAGCATCGACAGTGTGCAAGAATCCGATGGGGCCGATGTGATTAACGTGCCTCTGGGACCTAATTTCCCCTATGGTCTGTTTGTTACCCAAGATGGCCGCAATCTCCCGGAACGGATTGTGCAAGGAGAAAATGTTAACACTAACTTCAAATTTGTGCCCTGGCAGAACATTGCTAACGCTTTTCCCGATCCATTGCTGATTGATACGTCCAGTTACAATCCCCGTGCACCAATTGCTAACTCTCTGCTAAATGGGATTGCCAGTGGCGACACCACCTCCACCTCCACCGTTCTCTGGGCACGCAGCAACTTTACAGGGAATGTGTTGTTTGAAATTTCCACCAGTTCCAGCTTTGCTCATCTGGTGAATTCGCAGAGCGTGGCTGTAACCAATGCGTTGCAACCCGTAAAACTGCAGATTACGGGGTTGAATCCTGGCAGCGCCTATTTTTATCGGGTTACAGATGCCGCAGGAGCAACTGCGATCGGGCGCTTCAACACCCTAGCAGAAGTCGGTACTCATGCTGGGCTACGGTTTGGAGCAACGGGGGACTGGCGGGGTGAACTGGCCCCCTATCCCGGCATTGCCAATGTGGCAGACCTCCACCTGGATTTCTTCATTGCGCTGGGTGACACGATTTATGCTGATTACCCATCCGGAGCGGTACGGAATCCAGATGGCAGCTTGAAGTCCCAGGCTCAAACTTTGGATGAGTACCGCGCCAAACACGCCGAAGTTTACGGTAGCCGCTTTGGGCGCAACTTCTGGGCAGACCTGCGAGCATCCACTTCGATGATCGCCACCATTGACGACCATGAAGTGATCAACGACTTCCAGGGTGGAGCACCTGCTGCTTCTGACCCCCGCTTTGGGGACACCACTCCCGATCGCTTGATCAACGATACGGTGCTGTACGAGAACGGCCTGCGGGCCTTCCAGGAATACAACCCGATTCGGGACGAATTCTATGGCAATGTCGGTGATCCACGCATGGATGGGGAGCGCAAGCTGTACCGTTACACCACCTATGGCAGTGATGCGGCCAGTTTTGTGCTGGATGCCCGCTCCTTCCGCGATCCGGGTCTTCCAGGGGTCAGTAACCTTGCCGATCCGGTACAAGTGGGTACCTTCCTGACGCAATCCTTTGACCCCACCCGTACCTTATTAGGACGGCAGCAGGTGGAAGACTTAAAGGCAGATCTACTAGCATCTGAAGCGGCAGGGATTACCTGGAAGTTTGTGATCGTGCCCGAACCGATTCAAAACCTGGGAGTGTTGGGAGCCAGCGATCGCTTTGAGGGCTACGCTGCCGAACGGACTGAGATCTTGCAGTTTATCAACGAAAGCGGCATTGATAATGTGGTCTTTATTTCAGCAGACATTCACGGCACCGTCGTCAACAATCTCACTTACCAGTTAGGTCCTGGTCAGGCGCAAATTGCCACCAATGCCTTTGAGATTACGACAGGTTCTCTGGCCTTCGATGCTCCCTTTGGACCAACGGTTGCCGATCTAGCAGCAGCAGCGGGATTATTGAACCCAACCCAACGGGCATTCTATGACTCCCTTCCTGGCACCAATGATGCCGATAGTCTGCCCAACGACAAAGATGATTTCATTAAGCAAATTGTCAATGATGGGTTGGCTTCTTTAGGCTATGACCCAATTGGCTTGAATAACAATCTAGCGATTGCTAACGGATTAATTAATGCCAGGCTGCTGCAAGGTGATTATGTTGCCCTGCATACCTATGGTTGGACTCAGTTTGACATTGATGCAGACACGCAAAAATTGACAGTCACCACCTATGGCATTCCCTACTACACCGAAGCGGATCTACTGGCAAATCCCAGTGCCATCACCAACCTCACTCCCAAAGTGGTTAGCCAATTCGAGGTGATGCCAACTCTCACTGCGAATCAATCCGGAGCAGCAGGTATGGGGTTTGGACGATCGCTGTTGCCAACTTTGAATCAAGATCCGTTTAACGCGGATATTTTAGCGGCGATCGGTGGATCTACTCCCTTGCCGTAG